From the genome of Campylobacter concisus, one region includes:
- a CDS encoding translation initiation factor IF-3, which yields MSKENEVLLNEDIRAREVRCVGDDGTAYGVISRDEALEISNKLGLDLVLIAPDAKPPVCKIMDYGKFRYQQEKKQKEAKKKQKTIEIKEIKLSVKIAQNDINYKVKHASEFLQDGKHVKFRVFLKGREMSTPEAGVAMLEKVWEMIKDEADRDKEPIIEGRYVNMLVTPKKG from the coding sequence TTGAGTAAGGAAAATGAAGTATTGCTCAATGAGGACATAAGGGCGAGAGAGGTAAGATGTGTAGGGGATGATGGCACAGCATACGGTGTCATCTCAAGAGATGAGGCTTTAGAGATCTCAAATAAACTTGGGCTTGATCTAGTGCTTATAGCGCCAGACGCGAAGCCGCCAGTTTGCAAGATAATGGACTATGGCAAATTCCGCTATCAGCAAGAGAAGAAGCAAAAAGAGGCCAAGAAAAAGCAAAAAACCATCGAGATAAAAGAGATAAAACTCTCTGTCAAGATCGCCCAAAACGATATAAACTACAAGGTTAAACACGCAAGCGAGTTTTTGCAAGATGGCAAACATGTTAAATTTCGTGTATTTTTAAAGGGTCGCGAGATGAGCACCCCAGAGGCTGGAGTAGCCATGCTTGAGAAGGTCTGGGAGATGATCAAAGATGAGGCTGATCGCGACAAAGAGCCTATAATAGAAGGTCGTTATGTAAATATGCTTGTAACTCCAAAAAAGGGTTAA